The following coding sequences lie in one Caloranaerobacter sp. TR13 genomic window:
- a CDS encoding CdaR family transcriptional regulator, whose product MLTKLEIERIINKISGIIGESVLLVNEWDKKEISTDDVECICSFMLDGEEYYLFVKHDVELTDREKALIKIILEDLSANEIKKENEDIKRLFLEDLDEKSIKRILENNRIKLDEELVVAIIRIYNETENSDIATIIKNIIGDDIVFCRLDEDLFAIIIKNNAEFLEIPVQIVKAIETELLQKVEIGVSSINLPLNIKKAYQEGKTALLLGRKFNIPENIYFYEKLTVYRILSQIDERMLLSIYDETLKYGIKQLSSDEIKTAIYFFECNLNISETARKLYIHRNTLIYRLDKIQKDTGFNLRIFRDAIEFYLLLLIYKTLDR is encoded by the coding sequence ATTGAACGAATAATAAATAAAATAAGTGGAATTATTGGAGAAAGTGTACTGTTAGTTAACGAATGGGATAAGAAAGAAATTTCGACAGATGATGTAGAGTGTATATGTAGCTTTATGTTAGATGGTGAAGAATATTATTTATTTGTAAAGCACGATGTTGAATTGACAGATAGAGAAAAAGCTTTGATAAAGATAATTTTAGAAGATTTAAGTGCTAATGAGATAAAAAAAGAAAATGAAGATATAAAAAGATTATTTTTAGAAGATTTAGATGAAAAAAGTATTAAAAGAATTTTAGAAAATAATAGGATAAAATTAGATGAAGAACTAGTAGTAGCAATTATTAGAATTTATAATGAAACAGAAAATTCAGATATCGCTACAATTATTAAGAATATAATAGGAGACGATATCGTATTTTGTAGATTAGACGAAGATTTATTTGCGATTATTATAAAGAATAATGCAGAATTTTTAGAGATTCCAGTACAAATTGTAAAGGCTATTGAAACAGAGCTTTTACAAAAAGTTGAAATTGGAGTAAGTTCTATTAATTTGCCTCTTAATATAAAAAAAGCGTACCAAGAAGGAAAAACCGCTTTGCTACTAGGGCGTAAGTTTAATATTCCAGAAAATATATATTTTTATGAAAAGCTCACAGTATACAGAATATTATCTCAGATAGATGAGAGAATGTTATTAAGCATTTATGATGAAACTTTAAAGTACGGTATAAAGCAGTTAAGCTCTGATGAAATTAAAACTGCAATATATTTTTTTGAGTGTAATTTAAACATTAGTGAAACTGCAAGGAAGTTATATATTCATAGAAATACGTTAATATATAGGTTAGATAAAATACAAAAGGATACTGGGTTTAACTTGAGAATTTTTAGAGATGCTATAGAATTCTATCTATTATTGTTGATATATAAAACTTTAGATAGATAA